One window of Nostoc sp. C052 genomic DNA carries:
- a CDS encoding glutathione S-transferase family protein, whose translation MLTLHHASISPNSRRVWITLLEKGLEFELVEIKLDGDQFKPEFLTINPFHHIPVLVDDGFNVVESLAILDYLEIRYPTPAMLPKDAKDLAIARMVQLVTVNELLPATSTFLPQYLGLPGGDPEKIEKALHKIATVLKFFENLLDDRPYFASHNLTLAEIVAGTVVNVLPSVGISLSEYPKLNAWCDRLVARPSWQATEATPEAIEAFKSILVARMAQ comes from the coding sequence GTGCTGACACTTCATCACGCGTCCATTTCTCCCAACTCGCGTCGCGTCTGGATTACTCTACTGGAAAAAGGACTTGAATTTGAATTGGTAGAGATAAAGCTGGATGGAGATCAGTTTAAACCGGAGTTTTTGACAATTAACCCTTTCCATCATATTCCAGTGTTGGTGGATGATGGCTTTAATGTAGTGGAATCCTTAGCAATTTTGGACTATTTAGAGATAAGATATCCAACACCTGCGATGTTGCCTAAAGATGCCAAGGATTTAGCGATCGCACGTATGGTACAACTAGTAACTGTGAATGAGCTTTTGCCCGCAACCAGCACATTTTTACCTCAGTATCTAGGCTTGCCTGGAGGAGATCCAGAAAAAATCGAGAAGGCACTGCATAAAATTGCCACAGTGCTGAAGTTTTTTGAAAATTTATTAGACGATCGCCCTTACTTTGCTAGTCACAACCTCACTCTTGCTGAAATTGTGGCTGGAACTGTAGTAAATGTGCTGCCAAGTGTAGGCATTTCCTTAAGTGAATATCCAAAATTAAATGCTTGGTGCGATCGCTTAGTGGCACGTCCATCGTGGCAAGCTACCGAGGCTACACCGGAGGCAATAGAAGCGTTTAAGTCCATTTTGGTAGCGAGAATGGCGCAGTAA